A stretch of the Chlorobiota bacterium genome encodes the following:
- a CDS encoding FKBP-type peptidyl-prolyl cis-trans isomerase → MKINIIVLICVAILSLTACKKETSQTELNASDSTQNLNTQAEAQPATQAIADGSSNDSSLKNQDKATVVKGDTVTTASGLRYIDIEKGKGKKVVVGMNLKIDYAGFFTDGKVFDTSIESVAKSQNFDRHGMAFTPFDVVIGKGSVIAGWDEGLTTNMNIGGKRRLLVPPNLAYGESGMGGVIPPNASLIFDVNVISGQ, encoded by the coding sequence ATGAAGATTAATATAATAGTGCTTATATGCGTTGCAATATTAAGTTTAACTGCTTGTAAAAAAGAAACTTCTCAAACTGAATTAAATGCATCAGATTCAACACAAAATTTAAATACTCAAGCAGAAGCTCAACCAGCAACACAAGCAATTGCAGATGGTTCTTCAAATGATTCAAGCTTGAAGAATCAAGATAAAGCGACTGTTGTTAAAGGAGATACTGTAACAACAGCAAGCGGATTAAGATATATTGATATTGAGAAAGGAAAAGGAAAAAAAGTTGTTGTTGGTATGAATTTAAAAATTGATTATGCTGGTTTTTTTACTGATGGAAAAGTGTTTGATACTTCAATTGAATCAGTTGCTAAATCTCAAAATTTTGATAGACATGGCATGGCTTTTACACCGTTTGATGTAGTTATTGGAAAGGGAAGTGTTATTGCAGGTTGGGATGAAGGTTTAACCACAAATATGAATATCGGTGGAAAACGCAGACTATTAGTACCACCTAATTTAGCTTATGGTGAATCTGGAATGGGGGGAGTAATTCCACCAAATGCAAGCTTGATATTTGATGTAAATGTTATTTCTGGACAATAA
- a CDS encoding choice-of-anchor D domain-containing protein — MKTTQKLLFSIIIGIIFLLNKSNANLVTDYVFTQDYGELSNTDGWGSVPFYNWDPCSNYAGTGHKVCGASKMFSIGFNFNYDCREFTEVSVNANGVLSFGNNTSPYEYGDGYYTAYMGDFEKCNWDGSGQLADQLNIWTQYDCINPEEIGGSVVYNTLGSAPNRVFIVQWNTQYYYDYLYGWYGGQLQNFEVRLYEGTNKIEFVYGKSVENSYGYTSLISTAGDGSAKTISNYYYGNYDWPTTYNQYYSAQLYYGYDWGYGRANAIYQFTPCLSLKGRTGVGQGGFTNMGGSNASPATPPLLSKDDNGYPLPKTNAGTASNFTPMDLCVTDPACGIKYYQIDIIGGTNSSEFAIYPNNANAVYYWDGGSWNYSSPYDPNPSLPNGESGIHALPTTLADTNNGVGGGGNQSNTSMIIEVGGYEGGTTCVQPIIQFRPKCGGVRTAQIHVSAIDYPGANPSGCYDRYYNLAPEAVALLNIPSNILPTPNPPMPAVLVGTNVLIPNMVFSNQGGAPLKLYSISWFNFATNTWELGGSCPTATSITGIDPTNQFSISNTSLLNGLPTVPTGGSNINAYSNLTLKFLFTPIYDGLQRALFRIRIGCECYEYVLEMKGSAPGGTFIAKINGIDYDLDKKTIELFKSNILCGDALNVIPIKVTNTSSIPFQINGINLFENDTSINQGSPSFLTKIDPSTGGLMVSKDYMITRTYPKLPFNSNIPANPFSMPKLGDTTTLYLSFNPQGYGKRYGKLIFCTNGYFNPSSVAPYIATKNGSLGTSPCGTTRGVLSIDLFGSGTGAILSKNLKGDKFDKILFDDTRLNENTDQWVYIYNTGSTVCDLNISKIELNNGDVDDVKEFVILKMPSTNSIKYGKKDSLLIRFTPKQVGTRSAIMFIRSNDVRPFNPGYDEKGVTRVQISGKGLPGIYNQKEYDFGIAIINDIESVVVQQNIEFINNSLNKISIASMKLTGVNSNEFYLISKPKYPVNLLPSDKIGILIGFVPEKNSLPGFRSAILEITTIDGSIINYPLKGEAATRTLKIVSVSDPLVFGSPSVNTVKRITILVSNTGTTLLNISGISVSGIDASSFTLGKVARLILDPGMSIPLEISFLPTSSGAKSAQLSVLSNSTNGKQQLMLQGIGVIVKKASHPKID, encoded by the coding sequence ATGAAAACCACACAGAAATTATTATTCTCTATAATTATAGGAATAATATTTTTACTAAACAAATCAAATGCAAACTTAGTTACTGATTATGTTTTTACCCAAGATTATGGGGAATTATCCAATACAGATGGATGGGGTTCTGTACCATTTTATAATTGGGATCCTTGTTCCAACTATGCTGGAACTGGACATAAAGTATGCGGAGCTTCTAAAATGTTTTCAATAGGATTCAATTTTAATTATGATTGCAGAGAATTCACAGAAGTTTCTGTTAATGCAAATGGAGTTCTCTCCTTTGGCAATAATACTAGTCCTTATGAATATGGGGATGGTTATTATACTGCTTACATGGGTGATTTTGAAAAATGTAACTGGGATGGTAGTGGTCAATTAGCAGATCAATTGAATATCTGGACTCAATATGACTGTATTAATCCAGAAGAAATAGGTGGATCAGTTGTTTATAATACTTTAGGTTCAGCACCAAATAGAGTATTTATTGTACAGTGGAATACTCAATATTATTATGATTATTTATATGGATGGTACGGTGGTCAGCTTCAAAATTTTGAAGTTAGACTTTATGAAGGTACTAATAAAATTGAATTTGTTTATGGTAAAAGTGTTGAAAATTCATATGGTTATACAAGCTTAATTTCTACTGCTGGTGATGGCTCAGCAAAAACAATCAGTAATTATTATTATGGAAATTATGATTGGCCAACAACTTATAATCAATATTATTCAGCTCAACTGTATTATGGTTATGATTGGGGATATGGAAGAGCAAATGCTATCTATCAATTTACTCCATGTCTTTCTTTAAAAGGAAGAACTGGTGTTGGACAAGGTGGTTTTACAAACATGGGGGGGTCAAACGCTTCACCTGCTACACCACCTCTATTGTCTAAAGATGATAATGGTTACCCACTCCCAAAAACAAATGCTGGAACAGCTTCAAATTTTACTCCTATGGATTTGTGTGTAACTGATCCTGCATGCGGAATAAAATATTATCAAATTGATATCATTGGTGGAACAAACTCATCTGAATTTGCTATTTATCCAAATAATGCAAATGCAGTTTATTATTGGGATGGAGGAAGTTGGAATTACAGTTCTCCATATGACCCAAATCCTTCCTTACCAAATGGAGAAAGTGGTATTCATGCTTTACCAACAACTTTAGCTGATACAAATAATGGAGTAGGTGGCGGAGGAAATCAATCTAATACTTCTATGATTATAGAAGTAGGTGGATATGAGGGTGGTACAACTTGTGTACAACCGATAATTCAATTCAGACCTAAATGTGGTGGTGTAAGAACCGCTCAAATTCATGTTTCTGCAATTGATTATCCAGGAGCAAATCCTTCAGGTTGTTATGATAGGTATTATAATTTAGCTCCTGAAGCAGTTGCTTTACTGAATATACCATCAAATATATTACCAACTCCAAACCCACCAATGCCTGCTGTTTTGGTAGGCACAAATGTACTTATTCCTAATATGGTATTTAGTAACCAAGGGGGTGCTCCATTAAAACTTTATTCTATAAGTTGGTTCAATTTTGCAACTAATACTTGGGAATTAGGTGGGTCTTGTCCAACAGCAACATCAATAACTGGAATTGACCCAACAAATCAGTTTAGCATTAGTAACACCTCTTTGTTGAATGGATTGCCAACTGTTCCTACAGGCGGAAGCAATATCAATGCTTATAGTAATCTTACATTGAAGTTTCTTTTTACTCCAATTTATGATGGTTTGCAAAGAGCTTTATTTAGAATAAGAATTGGTTGTGAATGTTATGAATATGTGCTTGAAATGAAAGGATCAGCTCCAGGTGGAACTTTTATAGCTAAAATAAATGGAATTGATTATGATTTGGATAAGAAAACTATTGAGTTGTTTAAAAGTAATATATTATGTGGGGATGCTTTAAATGTTATTCCAATTAAAGTTACTAATACCAGCTCAATACCTTTTCAAATTAATGGAATTAATTTATTTGAAAACGACACCTCTATCAATCAAGGTTCTCCTAGTTTTCTAACTAAAATTGATCCATCCACTGGAGGCTTAATGGTTTCTAAGGATTATATGATTACTCGTACTTATCCTAAGCTCCCTTTTAATAGTAACATTCCTGCAAATCCATTTTCTATGCCTAAGTTAGGTGATACTACTACATTGTATTTATCATTCAATCCGCAGGGCTATGGAAAAAGATATGGGAAATTAATTTTCTGTACTAATGGTTATTTCAATCCATCAAGTGTTGCACCCTATATAGCAACAAAAAATGGGTCTTTAGGAACTTCACCTTGTGGTACAACTAGAGGTGTACTTTCAATCGATTTATTTGGATCTGGAACTGGTGCAATTTTATCTAAAAATTTAAAAGGTGATAAGTTTGATAAAATTTTATTTGATGATACTAGATTAAACGAAAATACAGATCAATGGGTTTATATTTATAATACCGGGTCAACGGTTTGTGACTTGAACATTAGTAAAATTGAATTAAACAATGGAGACGTAGATGATGTTAAGGAATTTGTAATTCTTAAAATGCCAAGTACAAATTCTATAAAATATGGAAAAAAAGATTCTCTTTTAATTAGGTTTACACCAAAACAAGTTGGTACTAGATCTGCAATTATGTTTATCCGTTCAAATGATGTTAGACCTTTTAATCCTGGATATGATGAAAAGGGAGTTACAAGAGTTCAGATTAGTGGAAAAGGACTTCCAGGTATCTATAATCAAAAAGAATATGATTTTGGAATTGCAATAATTAATGATATTGAAAGTGTAGTTGTTCAACAAAATATAGAGTTTATAAATAATTCTTTAAATAAAATTAGCATTGCTTCAATGAAGTTAACAGGAGTAAATTCAAATGAATTTTACTTAATTTCAAAACCAAAGTATCCAGTTAACTTATTACCATCAGACAAAATTGGGATTTTAATTGGTTTTGTTCCTGAAAAAAATAGCTTACCGGGTTTTAGAAGTGCAATTCTAGAAATTACTACCATTGATGGATCAATAATTAATTATCCTCTTAAAGGTGAAGCTGCAACTAGAACTTTAAAAATTGTATCTGTTAGTGATCCTTTAGTTTTCGGTAGTCCATCTGTAAATACAGTTAAAAGAATAACAATTTTAGTTTCTAATACTGGTACAACTTTGTTAAATATCTCTGGTATTTCAGTTAGCGGAATTGATGCTTCTTCATTTACATTAGGCAAAGTAGCCAGATTAATACTTGATCCAGGAATGAGCATACCATTAGAGATTTCATTCTTACCAACAAGTTCTGGAGCTAAAAGTGCCCAACTATCAGTATTGAGTAACTCAACTAATGGAAAACAACAATTAATGCTTCAAGGAATTGGTGTTATAGTTAAAAAAGCTAGTCATCCAAAAATTGATTAA
- a CDS encoding aryl-sulfate sulfotransferase, producing MKIIVLLSILLINICFAIGQVNKQVGLITNLPGNSEGYVLFSPMNFTSTYIIDKCGKLVKEWKSKYKTVNSTHLDNQGNLWRTAQMLSKYFNAGGKGGIIEKFDWNNKLLWTFLYSDSNKCLHHDFVVLKNGNILALTWEKITLKESEISGKKSKFINDSLWSEKIIEVQPIGVDSFKIVWEWRVWDHLIQDGDSLKNNYGEIKDHPEKVNINYSSTTNEVNKSDWIHLNSIDYNDKLDQIIVSSLEFCEIWIIDHSTSTLEAKSNNKGKYNKGGDLLYRWGNSRTYNRGSNENQKLFGQHDARWITEDENNNGKISIFNNGNRRTGGVNYSTAEIISTPNINGEYTLTNNNYKPDSADWIYMDIDPIKLYSSNLSGVNVLYNGNVLITVGNSGTIFEINQFGKTLWKYQNPVGSIGPVMQGNPVPGPLLFKSNFYAKNYDGFVGKQLISKDPIEVNPITYECETSLVEFDLVKNLNEEILYPNPINSNNKFITILNKNTSYDKAILYDVTGKIMMNFSVIGNSIDLKNLSLTPGKYFVELKGLKKNKLLELICN from the coding sequence ATGAAAATAATAGTTTTATTATCAATTTTATTAATAAATATTTGCTTTGCAATAGGGCAAGTAAATAAACAAGTTGGGTTAATAACTAACTTACCAGGAAATTCTGAAGGTTATGTATTATTTTCTCCAATGAACTTTACATCAACTTATATAATAGATAAATGCGGAAAGTTAGTTAAAGAATGGAAAAGTAAATACAAAACTGTGAATTCTACTCACTTAGATAATCAAGGAAATTTATGGAGAACAGCTCAAATGCTTTCAAAATATTTTAACGCTGGTGGAAAAGGAGGAATAATAGAAAAATTTGATTGGAATAATAAATTGTTATGGACTTTTTTATATAGTGATAGCAACAAATGTTTACATCATGATTTTGTTGTTTTGAAAAATGGAAATATATTGGCATTAACTTGGGAAAAAATAACATTAAAAGAATCAGAAATTAGTGGAAAGAAAAGTAAATTTATAAATGATTCACTTTGGAGTGAAAAAATAATTGAAGTTCAACCAATTGGTGTAGATTCGTTTAAGATAGTTTGGGAATGGAGAGTTTGGGATCATTTGATTCAAGATGGTGATAGTTTAAAAAATAATTATGGGGAAATTAAAGACCATCCAGAAAAAGTAAATATAAATTATTCAAGTACAACGAATGAGGTTAATAAATCAGATTGGATACATTTAAACTCAATTGATTATAATGATAAATTAGACCAAATAATTGTAAGTTCATTAGAGTTTTGTGAAATATGGATTATAGATCATTCAACAAGTACTTTAGAAGCTAAATCTAATAATAAAGGAAAATACAACAAAGGTGGGGATTTACTTTATCGATGGGGAAATTCAAGAACGTATAACAGAGGTAGCAATGAAAACCAAAAATTGTTTGGTCAGCATGATGCTAGATGGATTACTGAAGATGAGAATAATAATGGTAAAATTTCAATTTTCAATAATGGTAATAGAAGAACAGGGGGTGTAAATTATAGTACTGCAGAAATTATTTCGACACCAAATATAAATGGAGAATATACTTTAACAAACAACAATTACAAACCAGATTCTGCTGATTGGATTTACATGGACATTGATCCAATTAAGTTATATTCTTCTAATTTATCAGGTGTTAACGTGCTTTACAATGGAAATGTATTAATTACTGTTGGAAATTCTGGAACTATATTTGAAATAAATCAATTTGGTAAAACACTATGGAAGTATCAAAACCCTGTTGGAAGTATTGGTCCAGTTATGCAAGGGAATCCTGTACCAGGACCGTTATTATTTAAATCAAATTTTTATGCAAAAAATTATGATGGATTTGTTGGAAAACAATTAATAAGCAAAGATCCAATTGAAGTAAACCCAATTACCTATGAATGTGAAACTAGTTTAGTTGAATTTGATTTAGTAAAAAATTTGAATGAGGAAATATTATATCCAAATCCAATAAATAGTAATAATAAATTTATAACTATACTTAATAAAAACACTAGTTATGATAAAGCAATTTTGTATGATGTTACTGGTAAAATAATGATGAATTTTTCTGTAATAGGTAATTCAATTGATTTAAAGAATTTGAGTTTAACACCAGGTAAATATTTTGTAGAATTAAAAGGCTTAAAGAAAAATAAATTACTTGAATTAATCTGCAACTAA